In Fragaria vesca subsp. vesca unplaced genomic scaffold, FraVesHawaii_1.0 scf0511212, whole genome shotgun sequence, the following are encoded in one genomic region:
- the LOC101296054 gene encoding dihydrosphingosine 1-phosphate phosphatase C823.11-like: protein GTGSLCSAILKVKMRREVWQCATLCGILTWILMASYLNLTPKLRSLLQPWVAHHFITGTPLILQIQNYQNRFLDAFFFALSCVVSVPFYTAFLPLLFWSGHGKLARQMTLLMAFCDYLGNCIKDVVSALRPSCPPVRRITATRDEEDNALEYGLPSSHTLNTVCLS, encoded by the exons GGTACGGGGTCCTTGTGTAGTGCCATATTGAAGGTCAAGATGCGCAGAGAAG TGTGGCAATGTGCAACACTCTGTGGGATTCTGACATGGATTCTAATGGCTTCTTATCTCAATCTGACCCCAAAGCTTCGATCTTTGCTGCAACCCTGGGTGGCCCACCACTTCATCACAGGCACGCCCCTCATCCTCCAGATCCAG aaTTACCAGAATAGGTTCTTGGATGCTTTCTTCTTTGCCTTGTCATGTGTTGTTTCTGTGCCTTTCTACACTGCATTTCTTCCTTTGCTTTTCTGG AGTGGGCATGGCAAATTGGCAAGGCAAATGACCCTCTTGATGGCTTTTTGTGATTACTTGGGGAACTGTATAAAG GATGTGGTATCAGCTCTTAGACCGAGTTGCCCTCCGGTTAGGAGAATAACAGCGACAAGAGATGAGGAGGATAATGCATTGGAATATGGATTGCCATCTTCTCACACTCTAAACACAGTTTGCTTGTCTAG